In the genome of Fulvivirga maritima, one region contains:
- a CDS encoding hybrid sensor histidine kinase/response regulator transcription factor: protein MKTHVIICSIVIMLSLSRLGLAQGRQPDLKFVHYSSQEGLPSSYVKDIVQDKYGFIWLANRENVCRFDGYNFKTFPAYTADGVEFNLRTSALITTSDSVVVCKGMDNQYYYFNQESEVFSPYEAFNKFGGFDEVIPAVDNGFWVLKEQQVFHLKEQGDELIQLSNYFPDLDMSKISATRVVSKGGKLAIAGDHSDIVIAEKAGVSYYNLPFEEDIAAFYFDNYNNLWVGCHQNGLCRIDLDTHSLEFFSSNAENGLHLPHNMVHCLQEDAQGRLWIGTEGGLCLWTPEKQIFAYYKHDLKETDGLSSNPIYTAFKDRSDNIWLGTYFSGINLWNSGSSFFNMLPAGICDLCLRGNAVSSLTEDDQGNIWIGLEDMGLNMLNKRTGRIKNYPIDNGAHHGLSYGNVHDLYFASKHELWIATYTGGINILNTETGHFDYINKTNSALMANNIYDLQNKGDSIFIATSNGINVYQRSTDNLMPFFEDVFEGLVVESIALTKDLVWFSTREAIYSYNSKKKVVKKLEKIDLKGINFVKSDSKGRLWIGDSFSGLYCYSEEADKVYRFNKHNDFVGTWFYGLQEGADGHFWASTDQGLIRLNLEDSTSTVFNNDSGVPFSQFNYRAAFKDSKGIIYFGSNQGLIYFDEEKSGLLNECPGRVAFTDFELFNESVRPGTENSPLDESINLTDKIELEYEQNVFTLEFSVRNYANKGKGHYAYYLEGFESGYNYAGSRNFASYTNLSPGEYTFKVKASLNNVNWDSPVTEIKIVVKPPFWMSGWGYALYAFIILTVFVIIYWVGARIQKSKTMVEIERKERMHAVELNQVKLEFFTNISHELRTPLTLIIGPLSKLLSDAKVSPTVKKRLSAIDLNARRLLKLLNQLLEFRKIESGNAALKVSKARISDLMDNLEQSFKNTAKENKLTLNFDYKNANQEIWFDQSKVEKVLINLISNAFKFTDQNGTITVSAEVKENRLTIKVKDTGRGMEQRVVSRIFDRFYQSEKNDVDVKKYFGSGIGLAFVQSLVELHKGVIKVKSTPNIGTVFKVQIPVNMESYSEDERRTSEYVPDLQHEPLVLTPAIIDDENEEAGQEEDKRPAILVVEDNLELIEFISGTLSEHYQVFKAGNGLEGLKVLEDQQIDLIVSDVMMPLMNGLEFTSKVKSNIETSHIPVMLLTAKGGPENTFEGMKTGADYYIEKPFMAHILEYNIFNALNTRRNLIKRFKVDALMPVTELTHSDADKEFINKLTDIIKENIDKPSLDVSFLMNEIGLSRSMLHIKLKKITGNSATEFINTVRLKEALKLMADSGCNVSEAAYRTGFSSPTYFTRRFKQYYGQTPRDFLQKEPS, encoded by the coding sequence TTGAAGACTCATGTTATAATTTGCAGCATAGTTATTATGCTTTCCCTGAGCAGGTTAGGCCTGGCTCAGGGGCGGCAGCCTGATCTTAAATTTGTTCATTATTCATCGCAGGAGGGGCTGCCATCTTCCTATGTTAAAGACATAGTTCAGGATAAGTATGGCTTCATCTGGTTGGCTAACCGTGAGAATGTATGCCGTTTTGATGGTTATAATTTTAAAACCTTCCCCGCTTATACTGCTGATGGAGTAGAGTTTAATCTCAGAACAAGTGCCTTGATTACTACCTCAGATTCTGTGGTGGTATGCAAAGGAATGGATAACCAATATTACTATTTCAATCAGGAAAGCGAGGTGTTCAGCCCTTATGAAGCCTTCAATAAATTTGGAGGCTTTGATGAAGTGATTCCTGCAGTAGATAACGGCTTCTGGGTGCTCAAAGAGCAGCAGGTATTTCACTTAAAGGAACAAGGAGATGAGCTTATTCAGCTATCTAATTATTTCCCTGATCTGGATATGAGTAAAATCTCAGCTACCAGAGTAGTATCAAAAGGAGGTAAGTTAGCGATAGCGGGAGATCATTCTGATATTGTAATAGCCGAAAAGGCAGGCGTGTCTTATTACAACTTGCCCTTTGAGGAAGATATAGCGGCCTTTTATTTTGATAACTATAATAACCTTTGGGTGGGTTGCCACCAAAATGGGTTATGCCGCATAGATCTGGATACCCACAGCCTCGAGTTCTTCTCTAGTAATGCTGAAAACGGATTGCATCTGCCTCATAACATGGTGCACTGCCTGCAGGAAGATGCACAAGGACGCCTATGGATTGGTACCGAAGGAGGTCTTTGTCTATGGACTCCTGAAAAGCAGATTTTTGCCTACTATAAGCATGATCTCAAAGAAACTGATGGCTTAAGTTCTAACCCTATCTACACCGCATTTAAAGATCGGTCTGATAACATATGGCTGGGTACCTACTTTAGTGGTATCAATCTATGGAACTCTGGGAGTAGCTTTTTTAACATGCTGCCAGCCGGTATCTGTGACCTCTGCCTGAGGGGGAATGCAGTTAGCTCTCTAACCGAAGATGATCAGGGCAATATTTGGATCGGCTTGGAAGATATGGGACTTAACATGCTTAATAAGCGCACGGGAAGAATAAAGAACTATCCTATTGACAATGGAGCACATCATGGTTTAAGCTATGGTAATGTTCATGATTTGTATTTCGCCAGTAAACACGAGCTTTGGATAGCCACTTATACCGGAGGTATTAATATTCTCAACACCGAAACAGGGCATTTTGACTATATCAATAAGACTAATAGTGCGCTGATGGCCAATAATATATATGATCTTCAGAATAAAGGAGATTCAATATTTATAGCTACCAGTAATGGTATAAATGTCTATCAGCGTTCAACAGATAACCTGATGCCATTCTTTGAGGATGTATTTGAAGGTCTGGTAGTCGAAAGCATAGCCTTAACTAAGGATCTGGTATGGTTCTCTACCCGAGAAGCCATTTATAGCTATAATTCGAAGAAAAAAGTAGTTAAGAAGTTAGAGAAAATAGATTTAAAAGGCATCAACTTCGTAAAAAGTGATTCTAAAGGCCGGTTATGGATTGGGGACAGTTTTTCAGGTCTTTATTGCTATTCTGAGGAGGCTGATAAGGTCTATCGCTTCAATAAACATAATGATTTTGTTGGCACTTGGTTTTACGGTTTGCAAGAAGGGGCTGATGGCCATTTTTGGGCGAGTACTGATCAAGGGCTGATTCGGCTGAACCTGGAAGATTCTACGTCCACTGTGTTTAATAATGATTCAGGGGTTCCTTTTAGTCAGTTTAACTATAGAGCTGCATTCAAAGACAGTAAGGGAATTATTTATTTTGGTAGTAATCAGGGTCTTATATACTTTGATGAAGAGAAAAGTGGTTTGCTCAATGAGTGTCCTGGAAGGGTAGCATTCACTGATTTTGAACTGTTTAATGAATCTGTTCGCCCAGGAACTGAAAATTCACCTTTAGATGAGTCTATTAACCTTACTGACAAGATAGAGCTGGAATATGAACAGAATGTATTCACTTTAGAATTCTCCGTGAGGAATTATGCCAATAAGGGAAAAGGCCATTATGCTTATTATTTGGAAGGTTTCGAGAGTGGTTACAACTATGCCGGCAGTCGTAATTTTGCTTCTTATACTAACCTGAGCCCTGGAGAATATACTTTCAAGGTAAAAGCATCACTCAATAATGTTAATTGGGACAGCCCGGTTACAGAGATTAAAATAGTGGTAAAACCTCCCTTTTGGATGTCCGGATGGGGATATGCGCTTTATGCGTTCATTATTCTTACTGTTTTTGTAATCATATATTGGGTTGGTGCACGCATTCAAAAATCGAAAACCATGGTGGAGATTGAGCGGAAAGAGCGTATGCATGCAGTAGAGCTTAATCAGGTGAAATTGGAGTTTTTCACCAATATATCTCATGAACTCAGAACACCATTGACGCTCATTATTGGGCCACTTTCTAAATTGCTTTCTGATGCTAAAGTGAGTCCAACGGTAAAAAAGCGGCTCTCTGCCATTGATTTAAATGCAAGAAGGCTGTTGAAATTGCTTAACCAGTTGTTAGAATTCAGGAAAATAGAAAGCGGAAATGCAGCGTTGAAAGTGAGCAAAGCGCGCATCAGTGATCTTATGGATAACCTGGAGCAATCTTTTAAAAATACCGCTAAGGAGAATAAGCTTACCTTAAATTTTGATTACAAAAATGCTAATCAGGAAATATGGTTTGACCAATCTAAGGTAGAGAAGGTGCTCATCAATTTGATTTCTAATGCCTTTAAGTTTACCGATCAAAACGGAACCATTACGGTAAGTGCGGAGGTAAAAGAAAACAGGCTCACCATTAAGGTAAAGGATACCGGCAGAGGTATGGAACAGCGCGTAGTAAGCCGCATTTTCGATCGCTTTTACCAATCAGAGAAAAATGATGTGGATGTGAAGAAATACTTTGGCTCTGGTATTGGTCTGGCTTTCGTTCAAAGTCTGGTGGAGCTGCATAAAGGAGTTATCAAAGTGAAAAGTACTCCAAATATAGGTACGGTGTTTAAAGTGCAGATTCCTGTAAATATGGAATCTTATTCTGAAGATGAAAGACGTACTTCTGAGTATGTTCCAGACTTACAGCATGAACCTTTAGTGCTTACTCCAGCTATTATCGATGACGAAAATGAAGAAGCAGGACAGGAGGAAGATAAGAGGCCGGCTATATTGGTAGTAGAAGATAACCTAGAGCTTATAGAGTTTATTTCGGGCACGCTAAGTGAACATTATCAGGTGTTTAAGGCTGGTAATGGATTGGAAGGTTTAAAAGTGCTGGAAGATCAGCAGATAGATCTTATTGTGAGTGACGTAATGATGCCGCTTATGAATGGTCTTGAATTTACCAGTAAGGTGAAAAGTAATATTGAGACCTCTCATATACCCGTGATGTTGCTTACCGCTAAAGGAGGACCCGAAAATACTTTTGAAGGCATGAAAACAGGGGCTGATTATTATATTGAAAAGCCTTTTATGGCTCATATTCTCGAATATAATATTTTCAACGCCTTAAATACCAGAAGAAACCTGATCAAAAGGTTTAAAGTAGACGCACTGATGCCTGTGACTGAACTGACCCATTCAGATGCCGACAAAGAATTTATAAATAAGCTTACTGACATTATTAAAGAGAATATTGATAAGCCTTCTTTAGATGTTAGCTTTCTGATGAATGAAATAGGGCTGAGCCGCTCAATGTTACATATTAAATTGAAGAAAATAACGGGTAATTCTGCTACGGAGTTTATTAATACTGTAAGGCTGAAGGAGGCTCTGAAGTTAATGGCGGATTCTGGTTGTAATGTTTCAGAGGCTGCATATAGAACTGGTTTTTCTAGTCCTACCTATTTCACTCGCAGGTTTAAACAGTATTATGGACAGACCCCAAGAGATTTTTTACAAAAAGAGCCTTCATAA
- a CDS encoding family 43 glycosylhydrolase — MNRLILCLALLIAGASLKLQAQQLKHNSPGAGNPILPGYFADPTVKKFNGRYFIYATTDGTGWGLGPSQVWYSDDFVNWTKAEMNWPTTEVYWAPDVWLGKDDQYYMYYSQPVQLHGGAADTPYGPWKGLTPDDEPIVPDRFVKNVITLDGQSFLDDDGSRYLYWGTWGIYDGFGAGWGKFNPDMKSFESKGIIPNTQATDFFEAPFMFKRGDTYYFTYSSGSCHDGTYRVQYATSKSPTGPFTFADNNPILSTNADGSVHGPGHHSILKEGDQYYIIYHRHDNPHSSNGFHRQVAADKLEFDDEGRIKKVVPTHEGIGLLGKDTNPFPNLLYQKKVKASSQYSEDFQAAYAVDNNYGTLWMPASDDYTPTLEVDLGSEKDIKRTRIAFQYATHFFQYLIEYSLDGKTWQVYADKRNNIQDGSPMTDYNEVKARYLKLTITGVGKQGFPLALWDFGAYEGYEQDPEQMLVNLQAADIDGAVWQNNRGMYGGEYQLVGAETGVLAGNNWVSLEKGITGNVPVVAKTNPKMDYTLVASFMKDDKLEYVYFTWNHFAKDAFGSLKGSIKINQATHNKWYKVLKPYFETGRLQTNEKLVSLKVFNRMLAPSEAAYYGKLAYKEPTKASVKSKGLVVSLNADQLELGSLTEALDNNGEVNGTFKAEGSAPVVELVAGKKALVFDGHQSLKSDFITLITLTGDNPFTVESWVYNEQIAPAECLVDWAAQKGRLLTSSRVLYGSNPEGGAVSHQEWADMGFNGGAPEASKWHHIVITFDGYMEKVYVDGVLNGEEQKMLFVEPGSYIHVGNSANKEVPFSGALASLKMYDKALSYDEIKSHYTAEGDNDKIAVYFSAAGLGYDQFDSWPNQGKAAGKLTVAGEQAQVEVVDGKLALVVNKKGLWSWKADNKVQTTGDYHIVLNAYDKGKWHEYVLTKKGADITTYVDGEPGKAKILDKMNHGLLSTGHWYWKGSLTMASLTFTEGSLTAAEVQAQWQQTLKGINKTSSKASFAQKPEAMNSVAAHMVAKSFEGQPVKYLFIGGENKHSQWQRSAEYIDHSLQPDHSYTYKYLVQDQYGNIIATSDEVSVATNKSTYNEFLQTFDQEQEVKSNDFLGFDGALLPGNTDNGATELKTTDGNIKLASVGGGWDGQLKNGAFIYKEVQGDFVVEVEVKDYAGLANHESVAYNDGGLMVALPKAEGKSNWSLVSLSFFPLYNQGNMLTNQSQHMRYQQGNLLGWKAHRFLQIQKSGKQLHLRTSEDGKEWTEMPGSPVERDDFEGEKLWVGLWHATYSNNEGYVEFDDFRLSEQK; from the coding sequence ATGAATCGACTAATCTTATGTCTTGCCCTGCTAATAGCTGGTGCCAGTCTAAAACTTCAGGCGCAGCAGCTTAAACATAATTCACCAGGAGCAGGCAACCCTATATTACCCGGCTATTTTGCAGATCCTACTGTTAAAAAATTCAATGGCCGCTATTTCATTTATGCTACTACTGATGGTACCGGTTGGGGCTTGGGCCCTTCACAAGTGTGGTATTCTGATGACTTTGTAAACTGGACCAAAGCAGAAATGAATTGGCCTACCACAGAAGTATACTGGGCGCCAGATGTATGGTTGGGTAAAGATGATCAGTATTACATGTATTACAGTCAGCCAGTGCAGCTGCATGGTGGCGCGGCAGATACACCTTATGGCCCATGGAAAGGGCTTACTCCAGATGATGAACCTATAGTGCCTGACCGTTTTGTTAAAAATGTAATTACCCTGGATGGACAGTCTTTTCTGGATGATGACGGCTCCAGATACTTATATTGGGGTACCTGGGGTATTTATGATGGCTTTGGTGCAGGTTGGGGTAAGTTTAATCCTGATATGAAGTCCTTCGAGAGCAAAGGCATCATTCCTAATACGCAGGCTACAGATTTTTTTGAAGCGCCTTTTATGTTTAAAAGAGGCGATACTTATTATTTTACTTACTCTTCAGGCTCTTGCCATGATGGTACCTACCGCGTGCAGTATGCTACCAGCAAATCACCTACAGGGCCTTTCACTTTTGCTGATAATAATCCCATTCTGTCTACTAATGCAGATGGTTCTGTCCACGGTCCTGGGCACCACTCTATATTGAAGGAGGGTGATCAGTATTATATCATTTATCATCGTCATGATAATCCTCATTCCAGTAATGGCTTTCACCGTCAGGTAGCTGCCGATAAGTTGGAGTTTGATGATGAAGGAAGAATTAAAAAAGTTGTTCCTACTCATGAAGGTATCGGGTTATTGGGTAAAGACACCAATCCGTTTCCTAACCTTCTTTACCAGAAAAAAGTAAAAGCTTCATCTCAGTACAGTGAAGATTTCCAAGCGGCTTATGCTGTAGATAATAATTATGGCACCTTATGGATGCCTGCTTCTGATGATTATACCCCAACTCTGGAGGTAGATCTGGGAAGCGAAAAAGACATTAAAAGAACACGCATTGCTTTTCAATATGCCACTCATTTTTTTCAGTACCTCATAGAGTATTCGCTTGATGGCAAGACATGGCAAGTATATGCTGACAAAAGAAATAACATTCAGGATGGTAGCCCTATGACGGACTATAATGAGGTGAAGGCTCGCTATCTGAAGTTAACCATCACCGGTGTAGGTAAGCAGGGTTTCCCATTGGCTTTATGGGATTTTGGAGCCTATGAAGGATATGAGCAAGACCCGGAACAAATGCTCGTGAACCTGCAAGCCGCAGATATTGATGGTGCCGTTTGGCAAAATAACCGGGGTATGTACGGAGGAGAATATCAGTTAGTTGGTGCTGAGACTGGTGTTTTAGCAGGGAATAATTGGGTGAGTTTAGAAAAAGGCATCACAGGAAATGTGCCTGTGGTTGCTAAAACTAATCCTAAAATGGATTATACACTAGTAGCTTCTTTTATGAAGGATGACAAGCTGGAATATGTCTATTTCACCTGGAATCATTTTGCTAAAGATGCATTTGGAAGCTTGAAAGGATCGATAAAAATCAATCAGGCAACACACAATAAATGGTATAAGGTACTCAAACCATATTTTGAAACGGGTCGTTTACAAACCAATGAAAAACTGGTAAGCTTAAAGGTGTTTAATCGCATGTTAGCTCCTTCAGAAGCAGCTTACTATGGTAAACTTGCCTATAAAGAACCGACAAAGGCCTCTGTAAAATCAAAAGGTTTAGTGGTTTCATTAAACGCGGATCAACTGGAGTTAGGTAGCCTTACTGAGGCTTTAGATAATAATGGTGAAGTAAACGGCACCTTTAAGGCGGAAGGCAGTGCTCCGGTAGTGGAATTAGTAGCCGGTAAAAAGGCCTTAGTTTTTGATGGACATCAATCTTTGAAATCTGATTTTATAACACTCATTACCCTAACTGGTGATAATCCTTTTACGGTAGAATCATGGGTGTACAATGAACAAATCGCTCCTGCCGAGTGCCTGGTAGATTGGGCTGCTCAGAAAGGACGGCTGCTCACTTCTTCCAGGGTTTTGTATGGCAGTAACCCTGAAGGCGGAGCGGTGAGCCATCAGGAGTGGGCTGATATGGGCTTCAATGGCGGAGCTCCTGAAGCATCAAAATGGCATCACATCGTTATTACTTTCGATGGCTACATGGAAAAGGTGTACGTTGATGGGGTACTAAATGGTGAAGAACAGAAAATGCTGTTTGTCGAGCCTGGCAGTTACATTCATGTAGGGAATTCGGCTAATAAAGAAGTGCCTTTCTCTGGTGCTTTGGCTTCTTTAAAAATGTATGATAAAGCGCTCAGCTATGATGAAATCAAAAGCCATTATACAGCCGAAGGAGATAATGATAAAATAGCGGTTTACTTCTCTGCAGCAGGTTTGGGCTATGATCAATTCGATAGCTGGCCTAATCAAGGAAAGGCAGCAGGTAAGCTTACTGTGGCAGGGGAACAGGCTCAGGTAGAAGTGGTAGATGGTAAGCTCGCTTTGGTAGTGAATAAAAAGGGGCTATGGTCATGGAAAGCCGATAATAAAGTGCAAACCACGGGAGATTATCACATAGTTCTTAATGCTTATGATAAAGGTAAATGGCATGAATATGTGCTGACTAAAAAAGGAGCTGATATCACTACTTACGTAGATGGCGAACCAGGTAAAGCCAAAATATTAGATAAGATGAACCATGGTCTACTTTCTACCGGTCATTGGTACTGGAAGGGAAGCCTTACAATGGCATCACTTACTTTCACTGAAGGATCTCTTACTGCTGCTGAAGTGCAAGCGCAGTGGCAGCAAACTTTAAAAGGAATTAATAAAACCAGTTCCAAAGCTTCATTTGCTCAAAAGCCTGAGGCTATGAATTCTGTAGCAGCTCATATGGTCGCAAAGTCATTTGAAGGGCAGCCAGTGAAATATCTGTTTATTGGTGGTGAAAACAAACATTCACAGTGGCAGCGATCAGCAGAATATATTGATCATTCTTTACAACCTGATCATTCTTACACATACAAATACCTGGTGCAGGATCAGTATGGTAATATAATAGCCACCTCTGATGAAGTTTCAGTGGCTACCAACAAAAGTACTTATAATGAGTTTTTACAAACTTTTGATCAAGAGCAAGAAGTGAAGTCAAATGACTTTTTGGGCTTTGATGGCGCTTTGCTGCCCGGAAATACAGATAATGGTGCCACAGAGCTAAAAACAACCGACGGAAACATAAAATTAGCATCTGTAGGTGGTGGCTGGGACGGCCAGCTTAAAAATGGCGCTTTCATTTATAAAGAAGTACAGGGTGATTTTGTGGTAGAGGTAGAAGTGAAAGATTATGCTGGCCTGGCTAATCATGAGTCAGTAGCTTATAATGATGGCGGACTGATGGTTGCTTTACCCAAAGCAGAAGGGAAGTCAAACTGGAGTTTGGTAAGCCTGAGCTTTTTCCCATTATACAATCAGGGTAACATGCTCACTAATCAGTCTCAACATATGCGCTATCAGCAGGGTAACTTATTGGGGTGGAAAGCGCACCGTTTTCTACAGATTCAGAAATCAGGCAAGCAGCTGCATTTACGCACCAGTGAAGATGGCAAAGAGTGGACAGAGATGCCCGGCTCACCGGTAGAAAGAGATGATTTTGAGGGCGAGAAATTGTGGGTAGGTCTATGGCATGCTACTTATTCTAATAATGAAGGGTATGTGGAGTTTGATGATTTTAGATTATCAGAACAAAAGTAG
- a CDS encoding glycoside hydrolase family 127 protein encodes MLVAISYSCSNTSDSFVVKQTGELKEAKKFDIEAVELLDGPFKHATELNIKTLLETFEPDRLLARFRIEAGLEPKAEPYGGWEAETIAGHTLGHYLKACALMYKTTGDERFADIVRHIVDELAECQAQDPDGYIGAFANGKKIFTEQIAKGEIRSQGFDLNGIWAPYYTQHKVLSGLIAAYELVGYEKGIEVAEKFSDWVYTVVNDLSHEEIQDMLHCEYGGISESFVELYGITNNEKYLELSKTFYDNVILDSLANEVDVLPGKHANTQIPKLIASARRYEITGDDKDKKMAKFFWDRVVHHHSYVTGGHCNHEYFGEPDHLTNRLSNETTETCNVYNMLKLSRHLFQWKPDAEIADFYERALFNHILASQHPQTGKVIYNLSLEMGGYKEYQDPYWFTCCVASALETHSKYGRNIYYHSEDELYIAQFIASTLNWEENGFKVTQNTSYPEEQSTKLTINTEKPQELAIKIRYPYWAKDGVVLTVNGKEQEVSQDAQSFVTLKKEWQDGDVIEVKFPFSLRLETMPDDSDRVAVMYGPLVLAGDLGEVKDSSAYDPLYVPVIMSTDRDPANWLRPVEGEPNTFETVEVGTPRQFVLKPFNKTFDRRYSVYFDMFSQEKWQAYQAEYQAKLEAKKAMEAKTVDFFQMGEMQPERDHSFTGDKVHVVEMRHRKARQAERGGSFEFTMKVKGDTPMTLVAEYWGGYTGSKTFDILVDGEKIATENITDKKPGEFLYVEYEIPTELTSGKDKVKVSFKPHEGHRAGPVFNVRTMKRESI; translated from the coding sequence TTGCTTGTAGCAATCTCATATTCGTGTAGTAATACTTCTGACTCATTCGTTGTAAAACAAACGGGAGAGCTCAAGGAGGCCAAGAAGTTCGATATCGAAGCGGTAGAACTCTTGGATGGCCCTTTTAAACATGCTACAGAGCTAAACATTAAGACATTATTAGAGACTTTTGAACCTGATCGCTTATTAGCCAGGTTTAGAATAGAGGCTGGTCTGGAGCCAAAGGCAGAACCATACGGTGGCTGGGAAGCAGAGACCATTGCAGGGCATACGTTGGGTCATTATCTAAAAGCCTGTGCGCTTATGTATAAAACTACGGGCGATGAAAGGTTTGCTGATATTGTAAGGCATATAGTAGACGAGCTGGCCGAGTGTCAGGCTCAGGACCCTGATGGGTACATCGGTGCTTTCGCTAACGGAAAGAAAATTTTTACTGAGCAGATAGCTAAAGGAGAAATCCGTTCTCAAGGCTTTGACCTTAACGGCATCTGGGCTCCATATTATACTCAGCACAAAGTATTATCTGGTCTTATAGCTGCTTATGAATTAGTAGGTTATGAAAAAGGAATAGAAGTAGCTGAAAAGTTCTCAGATTGGGTTTACACTGTTGTTAACGATCTGAGCCATGAAGAGATTCAGGATATGCTACATTGCGAATATGGTGGTATTAGCGAGTCTTTTGTAGAGCTTTATGGCATTACTAATAATGAAAAGTACTTAGAGCTTTCTAAAACTTTTTATGATAATGTGATACTAGATTCACTGGCTAATGAAGTAGATGTGTTGCCTGGAAAACACGCAAACACTCAAATTCCTAAGCTTATTGCTTCTGCCAGAAGGTATGAAATAACTGGTGATGATAAGGATAAGAAAATGGCTAAGTTCTTCTGGGACAGAGTGGTGCATCATCATTCTTATGTTACAGGAGGTCACTGTAATCATGAATATTTTGGTGAGCCAGATCACCTTACTAACCGTTTAAGCAACGAGACTACAGAAACTTGTAATGTATACAACATGCTGAAGCTTTCTCGTCATTTATTTCAGTGGAAACCTGATGCCGAAATTGCTGACTTCTACGAAAGAGCATTGTTTAACCATATTCTTGCTTCTCAACATCCTCAAACAGGTAAGGTGATTTACAACCTGTCTTTAGAAATGGGTGGTTATAAAGAGTATCAAGACCCTTACTGGTTTACTTGCTGTGTGGCAAGTGCCTTGGAAACACATTCTAAATATGGTAGAAACATCTATTACCATAGTGAAGACGAATTATATATAGCTCAGTTTATTGCTTCTACGCTTAACTGGGAAGAAAATGGATTTAAAGTAACTCAAAATACGTCATATCCTGAAGAGCAAAGCACTAAGCTTACAATTAATACAGAAAAGCCTCAGGAGTTGGCTATTAAAATAAGATATCCATACTGGGCTAAAGATGGTGTAGTGTTAACTGTAAATGGTAAAGAGCAAGAAGTATCTCAAGATGCTCAAAGCTTTGTAACACTTAAGAAAGAATGGCAAGATGGAGATGTAATTGAGGTTAAATTCCCGTTCTCTCTAAGATTAGAAACCATGCCTGATGATAGTGATCGTGTAGCTGTAATGTACGGACCGTTAGTATTAGCCGGAGATTTAGGTGAAGTAAAAGACTCATCTGCTTATGATCCTTTATATGTACCAGTAATTATGTCTACAGATCGTGATCCTGCTAACTGGTTAAGACCAGTAGAAGGGGAGCCTAATACTTTTGAAACTGTAGAAGTAGGTACACCTCGTCAGTTTGTGCTTAAGCCTTTCAATAAAACTTTTGATAGAAGATATTCAGTATACTTTGATATGTTCAGCCAAGAGAAATGGCAAGCATACCAGGCTGAATACCAGGCTAAGCTAGAGGCTAAAAAAGCAATGGAAGCTAAAACTGTTGACTTCTTCCAGATGGGAGAGATGCAGCCAGAGAGAGATCATAGTTTTACTGGAGACAAAGTACATGTGGTAGAAATGAGACATAGAAAGGCTCGTCAGGCAGAAAGAGGCGGTTCTTTTGAGTTTACTATGAAAGTGAAAGGAGACACCCCTATGACGCTCGTAGCAGAATATTGGGGCGGTTATACCGGATCTAAAACATTTGATATACTGGTTGATGGTGAGAAAATCGCCACAGAAAATATCACAGATAAAAAACCAGGAGAATTTTTATACGTGGAATACGAAATTCCTACTGAGCTTACCTCAGGTAAGGATAAGGTTAAAGTGTCCTTTAAACCTCACGAAGGTCACAGAGCAGGCCCTGTATTCAACGTAAGGACAATGAAGCGTGAGAGTATTTAG